CAGTCTGTTTCCAAATGGGAAAATGGGCAGAACTATCCCAGCATTGAAATTATTATTAAACTGAGTGATCTGTTTGGGGTTACGATTGATGAATTATTAAGGAGTGATGAGGAATTGACGGAGAAAGTGATAAAGGACAGCAGGCAATTAGCGTATCCAAGATTGAAAGTATTTTTTGATTGTTTATTTCTGATAGGATCCGCTATGCTAATCATTAAACTAAGCATTTTAGGCCTTAATCATTTTACTGAATTAGAGATCCCTATTCGCGGATCGTTTTTCTGGAATTTCGGTCCTTTATTCTTAATGCTGGGCGGCGCAATTTTCTCTGACACATTGAAAAAGAAATATAAAAATGAGTAACGCAACCCTGCATTCTTGTGCATGGATTGTCGGGCCGCACCCTGCAGCTCCTGATATTCTGTAGATAAGAGGAGGTCATTGAAATGGATTTGCTGCAAAATATGAATCGGGCGATGAGGTATATTGAAGAACATTTAACGGATGAAATCGACTTCAAAGAACTAGCAAAGATTGCGTTTTGCTCAGAATACCATTTTAAACGAATGTTTTCCTTTCTTGCAGGTGTAACGCTTTCGGAGTATATCCGCAGGAGACGGCTGACATTGGCGGCCTTCGATTTGAAGGATAAGAATGCCAGGGTCATTGATGTAGCATTCAAATATGTGTATAGCTCGCCTGATTCGTTTACGAGGGCATTCCAGCAGCTTCATGGCATCACTCCTTCAGAAGCCAGGAGCAATGGCCACGCTCTCAAGGCTTATCCGCCGATGACCTTCCATTTATCTATTAAGGGAGGAAATGAAATGAACTATCGTATAGAAGAAAAAGATGCCTTTCGGATTGTAGGCTTAAAAAAGCGGGTGCCGATTATTTTTAACGGTGTGAATCCGGAGATTGCAGCCATGTGGGAGAGCTTAGATGAAAAAATGATTCTTAGGCTCAAGAGTGTATCGGATACAGAGCCATTTGGCCTGATCAGTGCTTCAGCCAATTTTTCTGAAGGCAGAATGGAAGAAAAGGGTGAACTGGACCATTATATCGGAGCTGCCACTGCAAAGGAATGCCCGGAGGGGATGGCATCTCTTGAGGTTCCGGCCTGTTCATGGGCGGTATTTGAAGCAGTGGGTCCGTTTCCGGAAACGCTTCAGAATGTCTGGGGACGGATTTACTCAGAATGGTTCCCTTCATCATCTTATCAGCAAATAGATGGGCCGGAAATCCTCTGGAATGAAAGCAAAGATACCGCTTCGCCTACATTCCGCAGTGAAATCTGGATTCCGGTTATGAAAGAATAGGGCTCCTTACTATGGAGTCCCGCCTTTTTAAAATGAGTATTAGAATCCTGTCTAGCTTCACTGGGAAAGCATCAGCAGTCTAAACACCGCACGATTCAGCTACTAGGAGGAGCGCCCAGCCCTATGAGGTGTCAGGGGGGCAGGCGCTTCCGCTTTTCTATTCTTTCAGCCTATCCGGCAATCCCTGGATTGAGGACACGACTACATCGAGCTTGGCTTCGATCCGGTTCAGCAGAAAAAGCGTGACCACAATCGGGAAGCCGAGTTCGCTGATCAATGTGACCATCTGTTCCATCATGCATGCTCCTTTCTTTTTTACAAGCTATAAAAAAGGCCGGGTTCCAAAGAATCCGGCCTTATTCCCTTACACTAATTCATAATCTGTTACATTGCGTTCTATTAATCTAGCGCCTTTGGCAGAAACAAGGTCACCGCCATTTCCGTCAAATGCGTTCACTGCAATGATCTGTTCCATCACTGCCTTCACAGCTGCCGGATCAATCGGCTCCTTTGGGCTGTCAACCGATAATTTGGTTTCCTTGCCCAGCTCCGTTTCAAACGTCATTTCAAGTGTCTTCGCCATTCCCTTTCACACCTCCCGAATTGGTTATTTTCAATAAGAATTAGCCTAAAATATCGAAGCTGTCATTTCTGCTCAGCTCAGTCAGCGGATAGCTTGATAATCCAGCGATTGCCTGTCCCACTGTGAAAAGCTGGTCCGCTGTAGCGGATTGCTTCACACTGTTGTAGGTTTTTGATTTGTAGACAGGCTTGCCCTGTCCGTTCAATCCTGTTTCAAAAACCAGGCGAAGCTTTGAATCAATGATGATTGCCTGTGCCATTCCTGCTCACCTCCCTTTCACCTTTATAATCGAAATGAAGGATGTAAAAAGACAGGGTGCGGAAAAAATTTTTTAACAAATCAGAAAGCCTAAAATTTTGATGCCGATAACTGTCTAGCTCCACAAGGAAAGCAACGACAGTCTAATCACCGCATGATTAAAAGCGTCAGCTTTTAGGAGGAGTGGCCTACCCCTTGAGGAGGCCTGGCCCCCAGGATGGAGGTCATGCAGGCGTTGCCACAGGACGTGGCGTTCTTAGTCTGCGTTGGCGCATCCGCTTTTCTTATTAATCTAGCTGAAGTGTGGTCCTAAGTTTTGTGAGGGCGCCTTTTTTCCAGGCTTTTACCGCTGAAGCCGTTACTCCATGCTGTTCGGCGATCTGATTGACTGTCAAATCATAGAGGAAAGCCGATAGAACCCAGATGGTCTGATTTTTGGTGAGGCTGCTGCAGTATGAAAGCAGCTGCTCTTCTTCAAGTGGCTGGTGTATATAGGAAGATTCCGCTGAAGACCAGAATTCTTCACTCCGGGTGACAGTGCTGTTTTTCTGCATCCTGGTTTTTCTCAATTCATCAATCAGTTTCTGTTTAACGATGGTATAGGCGAATGTCAGAAACTTTCCCTGTGTATGATCAAATAGATTCCACGCCTCCCAAAGCCGGATAAGGGCGATTTGAAAATACTCTTCCTGGTTTTTATAAATGCTCAAAGATCGAATAATCTGGTGAATCATCGGTTCATATTGTGCTGCCACTTGCTCAAAGCTCTCCATGCTGGATTCCCTTCAGGAAAGCGCGCTCTCTTGTATTCCCGGGTAGCTCAAACATAGCTTTTTCATCATTTTTTTGCGAATTGGGTAAAAGCCGTAAATTGCCAGTTAAGACCCCTTAACTCGGGAGTTAGGGGGTCTAAGTCCGGACTTAGGGGGTCTAACTTGAAAGTTACGGGCAGTAACGAAGTTTTTTTATTTTTTATAAAAAAATTCCGCGAAAAAATCCTCTTCACGCGCAGAAAAGCCCATTTCGAATAATTCTTCGTAGTACTGCTCTTCAAATTTTCTTGTTAAAATTCCATAGAAATACGCGATAGGACGGGCGATTGTACAGGTTTTCATTTTCCGGATCAGCTGTTTAAAAGCATGGATAGCTGTGTCCAGCACCACGTTCAAATTTTGTTCACAATTGTGCTTGTAAGCGGCTATGGCTGTCATTCTCCAGAACTCTTCAATCTGCATTGCTTCCGGAATAAAGTAACGTGCAAGTTCTACAAATGCTTTTGGAACACGATCACTGGTAAAGGTGTAATCAAGTCCGGTTTTGGAACGATTAGTATTCTTTTGATTTTTATTAGTTTTAGAAAGATTGATAGTTTTATTAGGGTGGTCCATTTTTTCTTTTTTGGTGGTTCACACTTGGGAAAACGATTAAATACATACAAATTGCTGGACTGGGATCCGTTTTTTCTTTCCGTTTCATGAACGGTAAAGAGACCGAGGCTTGCGGCCTTGGCTGTCATTCTTTTAAAAGTGGAGCGGGAAATGCCATTGCCGCAGTATTCCGCATGAATGGCTTTTAAAACGGTCCCGATCTTGGCATTGGAAACACCGGGAACCTTCGCGGCAAAACGAACAAGCCGTTTCAGCCCAACAAGTTCTCCCTTCGAAAACTCATTCTTATGTACAGCAAGCCACATTTCCAGATGGGCATTAAATTCCTGCAGATCTTTAAATTGAGAAAACTGTCCAAATTGGTCCACACTTCCTGATTTAAGATTCATATCTTTGCACCGCCCTTTCATCTCTGATAATCGAAATGAAAGAGTGGAAAAGGCAGGGTGATTGGTAAAAAATGTGACAGAATGGTGAAAACTCTTATACCTGTCTCCCTGCTGGCTGTGGCGGCTGTTCAAGCCATTTTTGCTTTATGGCAATCAGCAGGCCTTTTCCGTAAAAGAGGGACATGTCTTTGGAAATGCTCAGCAGCTTTATGACAATATCGGATCTTAGGCTGGAGGTCAGTGCCTGGCTGATCATGGTGAAGCAGAAGATGCCGAGACAAGTATTTACAAAAAACAGCATGATCTTCTCGGAAAATGGAGGGGTGTCCACGTCAAAAATTTGATAATCTCCCGATGAGGACAGCGGAATATGTTCATTTTCCATAATGTCTCGGAGGGAAGATAACACTTTCTCAATCAAATCCCTTCCTTTGCTGAAATGGTCTTTCATTTCATTGCTTTCAGCAATAGTACTGAAGGTAACAAAGATCATTTTCGAGAATTGGGCTCTGTGAATAATTCTCGATATATTCGCTATTTCAGGAGCATTCAGCGGTCTGGAACCGCCCTTGAACCCATTGAGGTATTTAAGGCTGCGGGCAAAGTCGATCCGATCCTCCATCTTTAATTGCGGATGCTCTTGGTAAATGCCTTTAGATAACATCAAATCAACAATTTCATTCTGTATTTTTAACGTGAATTTAAGAGTAATCTCAAAATAATTCCGAATATCTTTACGGGTGCTTTCTGATAGGGCGCTTGGATATGTGCTCAATGAAAGCTGGGTGATATCATGGCAAAAAAATAAAATGAAATGATCTGAAAATAATTTCTGCCCATTGATCCTTACATCCTTTTCAGTGAAGCCGCGGGGAACGGAGAGATTCTCTTTACTGAAAAAATCCTGGAGCTGCTTAAGGTTTTTCTCGGATTGATGCAGCAGTCTTCCAGCAATCTTTTTAATTTTCCGATCCTCTGCAGTTTGAAAAAAATAAGTAAAAAATTGCAGCTCCATGCTGTTTTTTAAATACGATGACCAAATATTTGAGATTTCAGAAACCGTCAGCTCTTTAGAAAGCACTGTCATCACTCCTTTTAGCCAAATTAATGATATAAAAATACCTTCAAGGTTCCTTTGCTGTCTAAGGTAGCTAACAGAACATTATTAATTTCTGTCTGATAGAAACGTTCTAAATGGGCGATTAGCCATCTTTCATCCTTTTGCATGTTTTGCAGCTCTTTTTTATCCACTTTACCTTCCTTAATAATGGTTATAGGCATATCGAATGGTTCTGCATTTCTTTGCAGGAAAGCAGGTGTAATGGGTTCGTATTTGGGATCTAAAAAGAAGGAAATTCTCCCGCTTGCTTCCCATAGAGCCAGCGCTACCTTTTTTACATCTTCTACTTTTTCTCCCGAAGTTCCTCCAGCAGCACATCAATAGAAATCCTTGCTTTGTTTAAGCCTTTGTATATGATTTCGCCACTCTGCACAATGATGATGGGCTTGCTGTTTACCAGTCTTCTGACTGCTGGCCATTTCAGGATACTGAATAAACTGATAAGGTAAAGGACCACGAGTACAATGGTTGTAACAATTGAACCCTTTAGTCCAAGCTCCTCATCTGATAAGGGATGGGCAATAATGTTGCCTATGACAAAAGCCATTACTAAGTCAAGGAGCCTTAATTGGGAAATAGCACGCTGCCCCAGCACTCTGACGACAATGACTAAGAAGAAATAAGCGATGACAGCCCTGAGTCCCCACTCCATAGCAGAAAGTGAGTGCTGACTCTGTAAAAAATCCATCTATGGCACATCCTTTAATGTAAAAAGTAAGCTTGCATAGTTCAGCTTTATACAAGTGTTTTCCTATCCAGCTGCAAATATTCAAAGGTGAGGAAGGTTTGTAAATTATTAACAGTACATATAAGGTTTGCCTTTTTGAAAAACTAAGCGAAAGGAGGTTATAAAAATGAAAAAACTCTTATTGATGCTTTTTCTATCTCTATCATTCGTAACGTTAACGGGCTGCGGAAACGATGAAAAGCCTGAGGAAGACGAACAGGTTGAAGATGTGGAAGAAGAGGATGAAATTGGTGACGACGAAGTGGATGATGAGTAAGTGTTAGCCTGAAAAAAGGAGTGCCCATCCCGGGCACTCCTGTTCATGTAGAGGATAAACACAAAACAATGATCTTATAAGGTGTAGTCTGGGCAGGGATGCTTTTGGTAGACGGACCATAGATTACAACTAGGTCTCTGTTTGCGGGACTGCCGGTAAAGGCCTGCCCATTTGTCAGCACCATCTGGGTGTACGGAGAAACATTTAATTGCAGCTGGCCATCACTGCTGACTAGCTGGCTATTAAAATAGTCAGTTTTCACATTTTGGTGAGAAGTATGTTTTACGACCACTAGCGCACGGTATTGAGGAGGATATATCAGCGGAATAGGAGCATTGCCGTCATAATACCCGGTAATGATGTCACCTGCTGAAAGCATGGATTGATCTAAAACGTAAGTGGAGGAGGATACAATGAAATTGGCAGTTCCCCCATTCCATTATCAACGGAAATGATTTTATGGCAGCCGTCTCCGTTAAAATCGGAGATCTGCGTAATGGTCCCGGTGAAATAGTGAAAATTGGTCATGTTCTTCCCCGTTCTTATAAAATAAAGCCTCGGATTTAACCAATATATTAAAACAGCCTACTTTACGTTCCTTTGTAAATTTACAAAACATTACTTTTCATCCAATCTTTACATACAATTTACATTCGCTCTGTATAATTTCTTTTATAGGTCATTAGTATGATAATTTGGGGGTTTTGGATAAATGAAGAAACGGCTGAATAACTTTGCGGCAGCCTTCAGCCATAAGCTGAACCTGGGAACAAGATTATTGGCACTGTTCTTTACCCTGCTGCTGCTGTCGATAGCGGCAGTGGGAGTTAGTTCCTATCTTAAAACAAAGGACATGGCAATCAAAACAATTGAGGATAGATTGGCAAGAGAAGCGGAATTAATGGGATACATAGCGGAAAACTTAAAGTTTGTGTATGTCAGTGATGATTCGTACTTTAAGCAGCAGCTCGAGGCCAGTGTCCGTTCTCAGCAGAAAAAGCTGCAGGCAGATGGGATTGACTCTGATTTTTTCTATCTTTCAGATAACAAGCTTACGCCTTTTAAGGTCAGCAGCAAGTCAGATGCCGCTTTTTCAAGGGGTACGATCAATGAGATCAGCACAATGAAAAATGGAGTCATACACATTGAGATGAACGGGACAGATTATACAGCGGCCTTTCAGGAGATGAAGGAAATTAGCGGCGTCTATGTAGTCCTCATCCCGGCAAAAGCGTATATGTCTGATGTGCATGCGATCGGGTATTTTATGATTGCAGCGATTGTGATCAGTTTATCGGCTGCTTCAGCCATTATTAGTCTTTTTGTAAGAAAAATAACGAAGCCTTTGAACTTATTAAGAAACACCATGCGGGAGGTTCGGGAAGGAAACCTGCAAAACACGCTTGAGATTCATACAGAAATTCCCGAAATGGTTTCTCTGCAGAAAAGTTATAACAGCATGATTGAACAAATGAGGAGCCTGCTGCGGGAGCTGACCGGCACAACGAAGGAGCTTGAGAGTACGGGCAATGAGCTGAAAGGATCATCCTTCAGCGCTCTTGAAAGCGGACAGCAGCTGGTATCAGCCATTCACCTCGTGAAAATGGGGGCAGAGCAAACCGCAGCCAGTTCTGAAAATAGTGCGTCCAGTTTTAAAGAAATGAAAGATAAGTTCGAAGACATGTTTTTACATATGCAAAGTGTAAACCGCAGCTCGGAGGTGATGAATGACTCTGCCAGGCGCGGCGGGAACAGCATCAGTGATCTGATCGCTGCCATTCATTCCTTTGGTTCAGAATTTGGAAAATTGACCCTGACAATAAAAGAGGTCAAAGACCATTCCTTAGCGATTACAAATCTTGTCGGAATGGTAAAGGGAATTGCTGAACAAACAAGGCTGTTATCCTTAAATGCTTCCATTGAGGCTGCCCGGGCAGGAGAGGCAGGGAAAGGCTTTGCCGTGGTCGCAGGAGAAGTCCGGAAACTGGCTGAGCAATCTGCAGGTGCCGCAGAAGATATCACTCGGGGAATAAGAAATATGGAGAATATAACACTCAGAGCTTCAGAGGAATTTGACCAGCTCCATACGGAGATAAAAGGCAATCTTGAAATGGCAGGCCAATCCAAAATATCATTGGACGAGCTGATGAAAGAGATTTCGAATGTAAGCGGAAAGCTCCAAACCATGCAAACGGAGCTGAAAGGCCTGGAAAAAACGCTTCCGCAGCTTGAACAGGGAGCTGAACAGTTCTCCTCTGTTTCACAGGAAACATTGGCAAGTGCAGAAGAGATGCTTGCTGCCAGCGTCATTCAAACAGGACAAATGGAGAAAACGGATAAAATTGGGATGAAACTCAACTCTCTGGCAAGGTCATTGTCTGAACTGACAAGCCATTATAGGGCATAGCAATTAGAAAAGCGTAAGGCGAGCTATAAAGGTCGCCGAATCCTCCAAAAGCTGCCCTGGAGGGTTGCGGAGTTAGGCGGTTAACTAATCTATTAAAAAAGTGAACCAGGCATTGGCTGCCTGGTTCACATCTGCTCTGTACGCAATCCGCTGCTTAACAAGAGGTTCATCATTTTTTCATTATTTTAATCCATAAGCCTTGATGATTTCCTGATTTACACGATTGCCTGCATCATCCCATGCACTGGCACGCAGGGAGACAGAGGTTCCCTTCTTATTTGGATGCTTGATTTCGGCGGACCAGCCATTGCCCTTAGAAACTAACTTTGCAGCTTCCCATGTCTTTCCTTCATCAAAAGACACCTCCAGGGCTGCTCCTTTTATTTGGCCGTTTTCCGGAGCATCGGTTATTTGAACAGCTGATAAATCAAGCTTAATCTTTTTACCGGCCGTGGAGTTGCCTGACATGTCAGTGTCCACTTTATAATCAATAGAAATCAGCGGAAGAGCAGCCTGGAATTCTCCTTGCTTCTGTGACCAGAATGTCCACTCCGTATGTGTACGGACTGATGTGTTCCAGCGCTCTGCATCACGGGCAGCATCACTTACGAGTTTGTACTGGGTTTTTTCTTCCGGAAATTCATTAAATAAGTAGAGTGCCTGGCCCTTTCCTTCTTTAACCAGGTTATCCCCTTGATATAGCTTTAATGTCTGATCGCCAGGGTAATTCATGTCAGCTCCCGTATGTCCAGGTCCTGAGTCAGCCCAGGCAGGAACATTTAATATCAAATTATTGCCTGAACGGTATGGAGCCCAGAAACCATCACCAAAACGAGGACGGACGACTGGTGAAAACCATTCTTCATTCAACGTTTGACCCGGTTTGTAATCCACTTTTGGCTGTCTTACTTCCCACTGGGCATCGAGAACACCAGCCTGGTGGTACCATGATGTGCCTTTTTGTGCCGATACCCACTCTGTTCTGACAGACGGAAGTGACAGGGTCTGCAGGAAGCCTACTCCGGCAAAGCTGTGCGCCAGAATATCGTACCTGAACTCAGCACCCGGAGCAGGACGGTCTGATTTATATTCAGAGTTGATTTTAACAAGGTCCTTCGATTTCGGAGAATAGTTTACCTCTTTAGGCACTGCCTGATGATGCATGTCCACCAGGTCATATAAGTAATCCGAGTCAGGTGTACCCTCGACTTTTAAAGTCAATTTTCCAGACTTGGCAGCTGCGATCAGCTCTTTGCCTTCAGTGCTGCTGATGCCAGCAACCGGTAGAGGGCTGTTGGAAAGTGAAAAATCCTCATTTTCTATTCCTACCCATTCACTAAGCTCCTGAGGTCCATCATTAACGGTAATCAATAGTTTTGCTCCTGCTGCTAACGCTGCTGCAGCACGTTCTGATCCTGTTAATTCATCACTGCGCTGCACAATTGCGGCTTTTCCTTTTACATCCAGATTTTCATAATCCTCTGGAGATCCATTTCCGGCATAGACAGCCTTCAAATTATACTTCCCATTCAGGAGAGTGCTGCCTGCCTGCGGGATATCATCCAATTCCTTTCCTTTGTAACCGATTGTCAGCATAGGTTCCGCCAGGCGCCAGCGCGTAGCCTGTGTGAATTCACCAACGTTAACTTTCTCTGTAGGTGCAGCGTACATTTTATCCACCAATACTGGCAAAATGTAAATGTCATTCACGTCGTTTCCATTTATGCTGCGGTAATATTCCATTTTCCGATAATTGGCTTCTGTCTCTTTTGGAACATCAACAGTAATCTCGTTGGCCTTGCGCGCATCCAGCATAACTGTCTGAGGTCCATCCAGGTTAATTTCCGGGTCGCCGACAAGTGCAACACCTGCATGATCTGTATCAGCATCAACGTCCATCATGGACATAACGGAATACGTTCCTTTCGGCAGCCGCAGCTCCTTCGTGCCTTCCACAGACATGAACTGAGGATCGCCAGTTGGTCCCAACAGGTAGAAGTATGCGGAGGCAGCTTCCCCATCCCGATCAACTGCCTTTATGGTAAGGGGATACCTTTCATCTTCTTTAATCATGCCTAAAGACGTATGGACAATCTTTTGGCCTTCTGCTGAAGCACTGATATGACCCTGATAACGGGAGCCAAAATCACCATTATTCGGGTCCAGTGTAACGGTGACCTCGGCAATTCCATTAGCTGGAACAGTCACTTTTTCTGATGAAAGCTTTACCATTCCGGCAGGAGCATCGGTGTCATGGCTATCTTTCATCGATATTGACAGATCCAATGTCACATCCTGTCCGCTATCGTTTGTATACGTAATGGTCTTCTCAGCAGGAACATCATTCTCATGAGGCCAGTCATAGAAGCCAAAGTCGAGGGAACCAGTGGCCCTTATATTACCAAGCACTGCAGCTTCAGCATCAAGACGGCCAGTTCCGCCTTCAAAAGGGCTAATGTCCTCCAGCTTCCTTGTGGTGCTCATCAGAGCTTCTTTAAGCTGTTCTCCGGTCCATTCAGGGTGGCGCTGGGAGAGAAGGGCTGCAGCTCCAGCAACATGAGGTGTTGCCATAGAGGTGCCATCCATGCTCATGTAAGAGCCGCTTCCCTGGTTCGTATATTGAGAACGTGCAGCCATGATTCCTACTCCAGGAGCAGTGAGATCAGGCTTTAATCCTGAGCTTCCAAAGCTAGGCCCTTTAGACGAGAACCAGGCAAGATTGTCGGACTTGTCTACGGCGCCAACAGTAAGAGCATCGTCAGCAGCTCCTGGTGATCCGATTCCTTCACTGCCAGTGTTCCCGGCAGCAATAACAAACAGGGAACCTGTTTCTTTACTAAGATTGTTTACAGCTTGAGCCATTGGATCCGTTCCATCGCTTGGTTCAGAACTGCCCAGGCTCATATTAACGATTTTGGCATTTTCAGCAGCCCATTCCATTCCATCAATAATCCATGAATCCTGGCCAAAGCCTTCATTACTCAGGACTTTTCCTACAAGAAGACGTGAGCCTGGAGCCACACCCTGATACCGTCCTTCGGAGGCTTCCCCGGTCCCAAGCACTGTGGAAGCCACGTGTGTCCCATGTGCATGCATATCGGTTACTTCTTCTCCTGGAACGAAGCTCACTGCCTCATCCAATTGGCCTGCAATGTCCGGATGCTCTGGATCAATTCCGGTATCAAGAACAGCCACCTTTACGCCTGTTCCATCATAGCCGGATTCCCAAGCTGAAGGGGCTCCAATCTGAGGGACACTTTGTTCAAGAGAAGCTTCGACACGGCCATCCAGCCAGATTTTTTCAATCCCTGGAGCCAGTGCGGCTTTAGATTTCTTGGGGGTTTTGTTTGCTTTAGTAATTTCTTTCCAGAATCCCTTTGTTTCTTTCTTATCAGCTGTGACTGCTACACTATCTATGCTTTCAAGTACATGGGTTTTCTTTGAGCCTTTTGGGATTGGATGAGCAACAGCTGAACGGCCTTTGGATTCGGAATATTGAATGATGACCGGCAATTCCTTTTGATTCTCATCATCATAGCCGTCTTTAATTAAAGCCGTAATATTGAACAAATCCTGGTCCAAAAATCCGGAAGCCAGATATGGCATAGCCTGATCAGGAATGACATACGTTTCTTTGTTGGCTGTCAAAATACGTGCTCCACTTGCGGAGGGATCCGCTGGTTCAACATGAATGATATTCTTTCCATCTTCAAATTCGGTTACGGTTACGACATCACCCGTGATAAGGGTGATGTCATGCTTGCCTTTACTGGCTTTTGCATTCATCCCTTGCAGATCAGTTATTGCCGCTTTGCCATCTGCGCCTTTTAGAATGCCTTTCCCTGAATCATCAGCCGCAGCCTGCAGGGGCGGAACAGCCAGCATAGCAGCAGCCATGGCAGCTGTTAATTGCTTTTTAAACCTGAAATCTCCCATTCGTGCCCATTCTCCTCTTCAAAAGTATAGTGGTTCACCCTTAAAGCAGCTGGGAAAGCACCCCTATTAAACTGCTTTAAATAATCAAACAACAACCTCTTACAACTTGATTCATAGTTCATAAGGTTCTATTGAAAAGTATAAGGAAGAAAGAACATTCTGTTAATTGGGGAAATTAAAAGGCAATTTAAGTGTTAATTCTGGGCTAAAAGAATTAGATTTTGATAAATTGATGGTTGATTGGGAGTGTCTGTAGGTA
This window of the Cytobacillus pseudoceanisediminis genome carries:
- a CDS encoding DUF3231 family protein, with translation MTVLSKELTVSEISNIWSSYLKNSMELQFFTYFFQTAEDRKIKKIAGRLLHQSEKNLKQLQDFFSKENLSVPRGFTEKDVRINGQKLFSDHFILFFCHDITQLSLSTYPSALSESTRKDIRNYFEITLKFTLKIQNEIVDLMLSKGIYQEHPQLKMEDRIDFARSLKYLNGFKGGSRPLNAPEIANISRIIHRAQFSKMIFVTFSTIAESNEMKDHFSKGRDLIEKVLSSLRDIMENEHIPLSSSGDYQIFDVDTPPFSEKIMLFFVNTCLGIFCFTMISQALTSSLRSDIVIKLLSISKDMSLFYGKGLLIAIKQKWLEQPPQPAGRQV
- a CDS encoding sigma-70 family RNA polymerase sigma factor; its protein translation is MESFEQVAAQYEPMIHQIIRSLSIYKNQEEYFQIALIRLWEAWNLFDHTQGKFLTFAYTIVKQKLIDELRKTRMQKNSTVTRSEEFWSSAESSYIHQPLEEEQLLSYCSSLTKNQTIWVLSAFLYDLTVNQIAEQHGVTASAVKAWKKGALTKLRTTLQLD
- a CDS encoding YvrJ family protein, translated to MEQMVTLISELGFPIVVTLFLLNRIEAKLDVVVSSIQGLPDRLKE
- a CDS encoding helix-turn-helix domain-containing protein yields the protein MIFAEKLKKERKEKGWSQEDLAEKLFVSRQSVSKWENGQNYPSIEIIIKLSDLFGVTIDELLRSDEELTEKVIKDSRQLAYPRLKVFFDCLFLIGSAMLIIKLSILGLNHFTELEIPIRGSFFWNFGPLFLMLGGAIFSDTLKKKYKNE
- a CDS encoding DUF2922 domain-containing protein produces the protein MAKTLEMTFETELGKETKLSVDSPKEPIDPAAVKAVMEQIIAVNAFDGNGGDLVSAKGARLIERNVTDYELV
- a CDS encoding AraC family transcriptional regulator, which encodes MDLLQNMNRAMRYIEEHLTDEIDFKELAKIAFCSEYHFKRMFSFLAGVTLSEYIRRRRLTLAAFDLKDKNARVIDVAFKYVYSSPDSFTRAFQQLHGITPSEARSNGHALKAYPPMTFHLSIKGGNEMNYRIEEKDAFRIVGLKKRVPIIFNGVNPEIAAMWESLDEKMILRLKSVSDTEPFGLISASANFSEGRMEEKGELDHYIGAATAKECPEGMASLEVPACSWAVFEAVGPFPETLQNVWGRIYSEWFPSSSYQQIDGPEILWNESKDTASPTFRSEIWIPVMKE
- a CDS encoding methyl-accepting chemotaxis protein produces the protein MKKRLNNFAAAFSHKLNLGTRLLALFFTLLLLSIAAVGVSSYLKTKDMAIKTIEDRLAREAELMGYIAENLKFVYVSDDSYFKQQLEASVRSQQKKLQADGIDSDFFYLSDNKLTPFKVSSKSDAAFSRGTINEISTMKNGVIHIEMNGTDYTAAFQEMKEISGVYVVLIPAKAYMSDVHAIGYFMIAAIVISLSAASAIISLFVRKITKPLNLLRNTMREVREGNLQNTLEIHTEIPEMVSLQKSYNSMIEQMRSLLRELTGTTKELESTGNELKGSSFSALESGQQLVSAIHLVKMGAEQTAASSENSASSFKEMKDKFEDMFLHMQSVNRSSEVMNDSARRGGNSISDLIAAIHSFGSEFGKLTLTIKEVKDHSLAITNLVGMVKGIAEQTRLLSLNASIEAARAGEAGKGFAVVAGEVRKLAEQSAGAAEDITRGIRNMENITLRASEEFDQLHTEIKGNLEMAGQSKISLDELMKEISNVSGKLQTMQTELKGLEKTLPQLEQGAEQFSSVSQETLASAEEMLAASVIQTGQMEKTDKIGMKLNSLARSLSELTSHYRA
- a CDS encoding DUF1659 domain-containing protein, whose translation is MAQAIIIDSKLRLVFETGLNGQGKPVYKSKTYNSVKQSATADQLFTVGQAIAGLSSYPLTELSRNDSFDILG